One Petrotoga sibirica DSM 13575 genomic window carries:
- the ftsZ gene encoding cell division protein FtsZ — MPFEMEEINKKNKLFSRKTSYKIKVIGVGGAGNNAIQRMIKKGIDDVELIAANTDVQVLENNDAPRKIQLGKELTKGLGAGGDPEIGKRSALESQDDLKETLKETDLLFITAGLGGGTGTGAVPIIADLATQMGILTVAIVTLPFHFEGSTKERIALKGFQETKKYVDSLIKISNDKLIDNDDDIPIDKAFEKADEILIQAITGISDLITKPGMINLDFADVASVLRIKGSAMLGIGLAKGEKRAEEAIKNALNSKILEDPVRNATAALVNIAGKTPTTQDVKIINEILRSYAIDDAKLKMGITLIDLPPEVIKVTVIASGYDKLPGEENYLDLYEQPALYRQFGKGIVAEEISKLNKYLQDHVEEIQGEEVQQ; from the coding sequence ATGCCCTTTGAAATGGAAGAAATCAACAAAAAAAATAAGTTGTTTAGTAGGAAAACGAGTTACAAGATAAAAGTTATAGGTGTCGGAGGAGCGGGCAATAATGCTATTCAAAGGATGATAAAAAAAGGTATTGATGATGTAGAACTGATTGCTGCAAACACGGATGTTCAGGTTTTAGAAAATAATGACGCACCTAGAAAAATTCAATTGGGAAAAGAGTTGACAAAAGGATTAGGTGCCGGCGGAGATCCAGAAATTGGTAAAAGATCGGCTTTAGAAAGTCAAGATGATTTAAAAGAAACTTTAAAAGAAACAGACCTTTTATTTATAACTGCAGGTTTAGGAGGAGGTACTGGGACCGGGGCTGTACCTATTATAGCTGATTTAGCCACACAAATGGGTATTTTGACTGTGGCCATAGTTACCTTACCTTTTCACTTTGAAGGATCGACAAAGGAAAGAATAGCTTTGAAGGGTTTTCAAGAAACTAAAAAGTATGTTGACAGTTTAATTAAAATATCAAACGATAAACTTATAGATAACGATGATGATATTCCCATAGATAAAGCCTTTGAGAAAGCTGATGAAATACTAATTCAAGCAATAACAGGTATTTCTGATTTGATAACCAAGCCAGGTATGATTAATTTAGATTTCGCAGACGTAGCTTCGGTATTACGCATAAAAGGGTCAGCTATGCTTGGTATTGGTCTTGCAAAAGGAGAAAAAAGAGCCGAAGAAGCTATAAAGAATGCCCTGAACAGTAAGATCTTGGAAGATCCTGTGAGGAATGCGACCGCTGCTTTGGTAAACATTGCCGGTAAAACCCCTACCACACAAGATGTAAAAATTATCAACGAAATTTTACGTTCATACGCCATTGATGACGCAAAGTTAAAAATGGGAATCACACTTATAGATTTGCCTCCAGAAGTTATTAAAGTTACAGTTATAGCATCTGGTTACGACAAATTACCTGGAGAAGAAAACTATCTAGATCTTTATGAGCAGCCAGCTTTATACAGACAATTTGGGAAAGGTATAGTTGCTGAAGAGATATCCAAATTGAACAAATATTTGCAAGATCATGTAGAAGAAATTCAAGGTGAAGAAGTCCAACAATAA